The Bombus fervidus isolate BK054 chromosome 8, iyBomFerv1, whole genome shotgun sequence genome window below encodes:
- the Tango6 gene encoding transport and golgi organization 6 isoform X2, with protein MDYHEILVHLTTFNKTDYGKADFDENLQKILQKIQLILVKNDENLVINSIEDENEPVDIRYRYIYIIIYVLQNIKINNSTNDKSLLSVKQFRTVKICIELVIAIGIISCLLPGVGVDMAKLYPRVMVIWKEDISDFQKYKRLKFTVNSIVELYDDIMFRPIILSQMGSIFAALLQLSYAPLIKPVENTVPIQEGNKSKVKFIMTKDIYDKLKKDQEHFICLFHKLLNNCPSSICMKELMVILGIKGVPRWLQRETRKYLVQQLMQPNGIISIVTTVCENPLDYGQHWNKLDTISRLIATSHGVNFEEYYKSICSQLLNLLSSTRIMHSAAIASYCITIFYEYNPIVCYENIVKVICDPLLVNSENEQEVKSEEEVEKCIENLTRCFVTMESKFKQLPSELLMNVAVPLFSLYNTVRQSAYVLKAKLKQLVLLLLYEQPLKTDLFAAFLGHNITNNFGNYLKSKFGPTGGIEILGLDRTCKYDEFADTLFDLTFTTKALSTKLFNYLLKFLSNSIKVDQMEAHNMLETEEDIMEKMEEKLAAVKLLSSLANISVVQESQVEDPKLMFYFIKLLLNQHIKKTQDLTADEDCEILYVGLMLVKMILNEKKKSLDWTVFNDFVKFLKECCAFSNIPSQLLILMRELIEVVETKGKPEKKHYQDVSAGCKVSNKFENVIQDLADPLLPVRAHALVVLTKLIENMDPCAISKKSVLLQLFMENVKHEDSFIYLAAINGLCALATSYPEVIVKTLVQEYIDIPQRISGGDINVETRVKLGEILVKMTRNLGEMVSSYKNILINGFLCAIRDADSLMRASSLSCLAELCKVLGFRLGDDVIEVIYCITSIIKTDKVPECRRAAVMVSTLLLRGLGRDTLTSLGKDLIDLYRGLKYLRDNDEDLILRLHAQQTLEELDLIVQDFILATPKLEKKIIL; from the exons atGGATTATCATGAAATACTGGTTCatttaacaacatttaataaaactgATTATG GAAAGGCTGACTTTGATGAAAATTTGCAGAAGATTTTGCAAAAAATACAACTAATTTTAgtgaaaaatgatgaaaacCTTGTAATTAACAGTATTGAAGATGAAAATGAACCTGTTGATATTAG gTATCGGTACATATATATCATCATATatgttttacaaaatataaagataaataattccaCAAATGATAAATCTTTACTTAGTGTTAAGCAATTCCGTActgtaaaaatttgtatagaaTTGGTAATTGCCATAGGAATTATATCTTGTCTTTTACCTGGTGTCGGAGTTGACATGGCTAAATTATATCCCAGAGTTATGGTGATCTGGAAGGAAGATATATCAGATTTCCAA AAATATAAGAGATTAAAATTTACAGTTAATTCGATCGTAGAATTATACGATGATATTATGTTTCGTCCTATAATACTTTCTCAAATGGGATCCATATTTGCTGCACTTTTACAATTATCCTATGCCCCATTGATAAAACCAGTTGAAAACACTGTACCAATTcaagaaggaaataaaagcaaggttaaatttataatgactaaagatatatatgataaattaaaaaaagatcaaGAACACTTTATATGTTTGTTTCATAAGTTATTAAATAACTGTCCTTCATCTATATGCATGAAAGAATTGATGGTAATTCTTGGCATTAAAGGAGTACCAAGATGGCTCCAACGTGAAACCCGCAAATATTTAGTACAACAGCTAATGCAACCTAATGGAATTATTTCAATCGTAACTACTGTTTGTGAAAACCCATTGGATTATGGACAACATTGGAATAAATTGGATACTATTTCCCGATTAATAGCTACATCACATGGAGTTAATTttgaagaatattataaatccaTATGCTCACAA TTACTGAATCTTTTAAGTTCAACCCGGATTATGCATTCGGCAGCAATAGCAAGCTactgcattactatattttatgaatacaaTCCGATTGTTTGCtatgaaaatattgtaaaagtaATATGTGATCCATTACTAGTAAATTCAGAAAATGAACAGGAGGTGAAAAGCGAggaagaagtggaaaaatgtattgaaaatttaacaaGATGCTTTGTCACCATGGAAAgtaaatttaaacaattgCCTTCTGAACTTTTAATGAATGTAGCTGttcctttattttcattatataacACTGTTAGACAAAGTGCTTATGTACTAAAAGCTAAACTGAAACAACTTGTACTACTGCTTTTATATGAACAACCATTAAAAACTGATCTTTTTGCCGCATTTCTTGGACACAATATAACtaataattttggaaattatttgaaatcaaAGTTTGGACCAACAGGTGGaattgaaattcttggattAGATAGGACTTGCAAATATGACGAATTTGCGGACACTTTATTTGATTTGACGTTTACTACAAAAGCTCTATCAACTAAACTGTTTAACtacttattaaaatttctatcaaattCCATAAAAGTAGATCAAATGGAAGCTCACAATATGTTAGAAACTGAGGAAGATATAATGGAAAagatggaagaaaaattagCAGCTGTGAAACTTCTATCAAGTTTAGCTAATATATCTGTTGTGCAAGAATCACAAGTTGAAGATCCAAAACTAatgttctattttataaaattattacttaatcagcatataaaaaaaacacaGGATTTGACAGCAGATGAAGACTGTGAAATCTTATATGTAGGCTTAATGTTAgtgaaaatgattttaaacgaaaaaaagaaatctttagATTGGACAGTATTCaatgattttgtaaaattcttgaAAGAATGTTGtgctttttcaaatattccatctcaattgttaatattaatgCGAGAATTGATAGAAGTAGTTGAAACTAAAGGTAAACCAGAAAAAAAACATTATCAGGACGTATCAGCCGGTTGTAAAGTATCAAACAAATTCGAAAACGTAATTCAAGATCTTGCGGATCCGTTACTACCTGTACGTGCTCATGCACTTGTAGTTCTTACTAAACTAATTGAAAATATGGATCCATGTGCTATTTCTAAAAAATCAGTTCTTCTACAATTATTTATG gaaaATGTGAAACATGAAGATTCGTTTATATATTTGGCAGCAATTAATGGATTATGTGCTCTAGCCACTTCATATCCAGAAGTAATTGTTAAAACATTAGTACAGGAATATATTGATATACCACAGCGTATTTCTGGTGGAGACATAAATGTAGAAACTAGAGTTAAGTTAGGAGAAATACTTGTAAAAATGACCAGAAATTTAG gtGAAATGGTATCGTcttataagaatattttaataaacggATTCTTATGTGCTATACGAGATGCAGATTCTTTAATGCGAGCATCTAGTCTTTCTTGCTTGGCTGAACTCTGTAAAGTACTAGGTTTTCGTTTGGGAGATGACGTTATTGAG GTAATCTATTGCATTACCAGTATTATAAAAACGGACAAAGTCCCTGAATGTCGACGAGCTGCAGTTATGGTTAGCACTTTATTACTCCGTGGTCTTGGAAGGGATACATTAACAAGTCTGGGTAAAGATTTGATTGACTTATATCGTGGCCTTAAATACTTACGAGACAACGATGAGGATCTAATACTGCGTTTACATGCTCAACAAACGCTGGAAGAATTAGATTTAATAGTGCAAGACTTCATCCTTGCTACTCCAAAactcgaaaaaaaaattattctttag
- the Tango6 gene encoding transport and golgi organization 6 isoform X1, which produces MDYHEILVHLTTFNKTDYVVGKADFDENLQKILQKIQLILVKNDENLVINSIEDENEPVDIRYRYIYIIIYVLQNIKINNSTNDKSLLSVKQFRTVKICIELVIAIGIISCLLPGVGVDMAKLYPRVMVIWKEDISDFQKYKRLKFTVNSIVELYDDIMFRPIILSQMGSIFAALLQLSYAPLIKPVENTVPIQEGNKSKVKFIMTKDIYDKLKKDQEHFICLFHKLLNNCPSSICMKELMVILGIKGVPRWLQRETRKYLVQQLMQPNGIISIVTTVCENPLDYGQHWNKLDTISRLIATSHGVNFEEYYKSICSQLLNLLSSTRIMHSAAIASYCITIFYEYNPIVCYENIVKVICDPLLVNSENEQEVKSEEEVEKCIENLTRCFVTMESKFKQLPSELLMNVAVPLFSLYNTVRQSAYVLKAKLKQLVLLLLYEQPLKTDLFAAFLGHNITNNFGNYLKSKFGPTGGIEILGLDRTCKYDEFADTLFDLTFTTKALSTKLFNYLLKFLSNSIKVDQMEAHNMLETEEDIMEKMEEKLAAVKLLSSLANISVVQESQVEDPKLMFYFIKLLLNQHIKKTQDLTADEDCEILYVGLMLVKMILNEKKKSLDWTVFNDFVKFLKECCAFSNIPSQLLILMRELIEVVETKGKPEKKHYQDVSAGCKVSNKFENVIQDLADPLLPVRAHALVVLTKLIENMDPCAISKKSVLLQLFMENVKHEDSFIYLAAINGLCALATSYPEVIVKTLVQEYIDIPQRISGGDINVETRVKLGEILVKMTRNLGEMVSSYKNILINGFLCAIRDADSLMRASSLSCLAELCKVLGFRLGDDVIEVIYCITSIIKTDKVPECRRAAVMVSTLLLRGLGRDTLTSLGKDLIDLYRGLKYLRDNDEDLILRLHAQQTLEELDLIVQDFILATPKLEKKIIL; this is translated from the exons atGGATTATCATGAAATACTGGTTCatttaacaacatttaataaaactgATTATG ttGTAGGAAAGGCTGACTTTGATGAAAATTTGCAGAAGATTTTGCAAAAAATACAACTAATTTTAgtgaaaaatgatgaaaacCTTGTAATTAACAGTATTGAAGATGAAAATGAACCTGTTGATATTAG gTATCGGTACATATATATCATCATATatgttttacaaaatataaagataaataattccaCAAATGATAAATCTTTACTTAGTGTTAAGCAATTCCGTActgtaaaaatttgtatagaaTTGGTAATTGCCATAGGAATTATATCTTGTCTTTTACCTGGTGTCGGAGTTGACATGGCTAAATTATATCCCAGAGTTATGGTGATCTGGAAGGAAGATATATCAGATTTCCAA AAATATAAGAGATTAAAATTTACAGTTAATTCGATCGTAGAATTATACGATGATATTATGTTTCGTCCTATAATACTTTCTCAAATGGGATCCATATTTGCTGCACTTTTACAATTATCCTATGCCCCATTGATAAAACCAGTTGAAAACACTGTACCAATTcaagaaggaaataaaagcaaggttaaatttataatgactaaagatatatatgataaattaaaaaaagatcaaGAACACTTTATATGTTTGTTTCATAAGTTATTAAATAACTGTCCTTCATCTATATGCATGAAAGAATTGATGGTAATTCTTGGCATTAAAGGAGTACCAAGATGGCTCCAACGTGAAACCCGCAAATATTTAGTACAACAGCTAATGCAACCTAATGGAATTATTTCAATCGTAACTACTGTTTGTGAAAACCCATTGGATTATGGACAACATTGGAATAAATTGGATACTATTTCCCGATTAATAGCTACATCACATGGAGTTAATTttgaagaatattataaatccaTATGCTCACAA TTACTGAATCTTTTAAGTTCAACCCGGATTATGCATTCGGCAGCAATAGCAAGCTactgcattactatattttatgaatacaaTCCGATTGTTTGCtatgaaaatattgtaaaagtaATATGTGATCCATTACTAGTAAATTCAGAAAATGAACAGGAGGTGAAAAGCGAggaagaagtggaaaaatgtattgaaaatttaacaaGATGCTTTGTCACCATGGAAAgtaaatttaaacaattgCCTTCTGAACTTTTAATGAATGTAGCTGttcctttattttcattatataacACTGTTAGACAAAGTGCTTATGTACTAAAAGCTAAACTGAAACAACTTGTACTACTGCTTTTATATGAACAACCATTAAAAACTGATCTTTTTGCCGCATTTCTTGGACACAATATAACtaataattttggaaattatttgaaatcaaAGTTTGGACCAACAGGTGGaattgaaattcttggattAGATAGGACTTGCAAATATGACGAATTTGCGGACACTTTATTTGATTTGACGTTTACTACAAAAGCTCTATCAACTAAACTGTTTAACtacttattaaaatttctatcaaattCCATAAAAGTAGATCAAATGGAAGCTCACAATATGTTAGAAACTGAGGAAGATATAATGGAAAagatggaagaaaaattagCAGCTGTGAAACTTCTATCAAGTTTAGCTAATATATCTGTTGTGCAAGAATCACAAGTTGAAGATCCAAAACTAatgttctattttataaaattattacttaatcagcatataaaaaaaacacaGGATTTGACAGCAGATGAAGACTGTGAAATCTTATATGTAGGCTTAATGTTAgtgaaaatgattttaaacgaaaaaaagaaatctttagATTGGACAGTATTCaatgattttgtaaaattcttgaAAGAATGTTGtgctttttcaaatattccatctcaattgttaatattaatgCGAGAATTGATAGAAGTAGTTGAAACTAAAGGTAAACCAGAAAAAAAACATTATCAGGACGTATCAGCCGGTTGTAAAGTATCAAACAAATTCGAAAACGTAATTCAAGATCTTGCGGATCCGTTACTACCTGTACGTGCTCATGCACTTGTAGTTCTTACTAAACTAATTGAAAATATGGATCCATGTGCTATTTCTAAAAAATCAGTTCTTCTACAATTATTTATG gaaaATGTGAAACATGAAGATTCGTTTATATATTTGGCAGCAATTAATGGATTATGTGCTCTAGCCACTTCATATCCAGAAGTAATTGTTAAAACATTAGTACAGGAATATATTGATATACCACAGCGTATTTCTGGTGGAGACATAAATGTAGAAACTAGAGTTAAGTTAGGAGAAATACTTGTAAAAATGACCAGAAATTTAG gtGAAATGGTATCGTcttataagaatattttaataaacggATTCTTATGTGCTATACGAGATGCAGATTCTTTAATGCGAGCATCTAGTCTTTCTTGCTTGGCTGAACTCTGTAAAGTACTAGGTTTTCGTTTGGGAGATGACGTTATTGAG GTAATCTATTGCATTACCAGTATTATAAAAACGGACAAAGTCCCTGAATGTCGACGAGCTGCAGTTATGGTTAGCACTTTATTACTCCGTGGTCTTGGAAGGGATACATTAACAAGTCTGGGTAAAGATTTGATTGACTTATATCGTGGCCTTAAATACTTACGAGACAACGATGAGGATCTAATACTGCGTTTACATGCTCAACAAACGCTGGAAGAATTAGATTTAATAGTGCAAGACTTCATCCTTGCTACTCCAAAactcgaaaaaaaaattattctttag